The genomic stretch ATGTGTCGAATTTTAAATGATAGAAGAGGTGCATCCTTTCATTTAATATTGTCTTGAGTGGGATGTTCTAAGTCTTAATGCTAGGTCACGTGCTTCGAATGGACGATTCTAACAAAGATAAACATGAGCCTTACAATACGGCCCTGCTAGAAGATAGGACAACCTTATCATCCGACCCAAAAGTACGACGATCACAATGGTCCCCGTcatgtgaaaaggaaaaaaagtgtaGAAAAAGAGGGCAAGTACTATCGCCTAGAGAGTGCGACCGCCACTTATTTTAAGGACGATGACCGCCACGATGATATCGAGATGTCAAATTTGGGACGACAACTATATGAGACAATGGTCTCTTGCAATTCCGTTCATGACCCATgatttgttctctcttttttttcttctcttgtacttacttattttttgaattttattataGAAAGACGTGAGATCAATAGTCATATCAGTGTCTTTAAATGACGATGATAATGAAAGGACTCAATAGCACAAGTAATATGTTAAATAGACTTGGTGATGCATATCGCGAGCGAATTTGAGGACTTAATTGAATAAACGACAAATTAGATGCCAAAAATGGAATTCATCCCAAGTTTTCATCTACCTGACAAATGCCCCCGACTTAACGATCGTTCTTCTCTCCGTTACCCTTAAAATCCCCGTCAAAACATCCGTCAACCCTCTCGTCTTCTATATAATCTGATGAATCTTCAAAGCACTTACTCTTCAGAAGAAATGAAATTCTCGATACCCTGACAACAGCATAGGACGAAGTCCCATATACACTCATCGTCGTCGCTCGACGGTCTCTCCATAACATCAAGAACACCAAAATCTTCGGCTTCTCTATGCGGAGCTCCCGGTAATCATTCTTGCTCAACCTGTGCTTCCATGTGCGAGCTCATCATCCTCGTACCTGGGTTGGCTCGTATCACCTGTCTTTGCCTGGTCGTTCTGTAATCTCAGGAGGAGAAAAGCCGAGTCGAAATTGGTCTGCTTTTCTTGTTTCGcttgattcttcttcttcttctttgcggGTTGCTTCTGGGGTTGAGCTATTTTGGTGGGATGAAGGGTTGTCTTTCCTTTACCAGCAAGAGGTCACAGGAACGCAAGTGGAGAGACTAaaaatttagtcttttttttttttatatatacccTGCTCTTTCGAATATCTCTTCTTGATGGACAATAAGTACTTACTTCTGTTGTTGGTCGGATTATTACTATTTGATAATTCTATTAGACATGCTGTTTTGTGGAATTGAGGCTTCTTCATGTGTTATGACCAGTAACTTGTTCTCTTTAGTTATAGCAGCTCCTCTGTAATTAATTTTGATGTTAAAACCATGCTCTGAAAAGCTTATCGGGACTAAGTGGCCCCAAAAGTTTCGGGTCCTTCAGTATAGGATGTGCTGATGTGAAGTCCTTGTGTTTGATTCAAGAATTGATGAGTTCCACAACTTGCAATTTTTGATTGGCAATTTCATAGAATATCATCTCTGTAAAAGGTCTCTATGAGGTAAATTGCTTGTCTGTTGAATCGTTGGCGCTTATATTTCCTATGCTCTTGTATATTCTTAATGTCAATGATagcatcgtttttttttttttttttctggtttattACCAATTGAAGTTGTTAGAAGAAGGGAAATTTTCTAGAATCATCTGTTCATCAGTGACAAAGCTGTCAGTTGTCTACATACTATTAATGTGATGATAACCAAGTGTTGATGTGTTTGGTCTGATGCAGTTATTATACATCTTATGTCTCTGCCTCTCCTACCTTTTACGTATCTGTGCACAGATGTGCTGTTTTTGGTCCATTTGGTCTAGCCCAGGTTGGATCCCTCTCTTTCCATGCTTATTTTTATCACTTGAATTATGAGCTGTTTCCTGGATCAATTGCAGGCCGGTGCCTTTGCATATGGAGTTTGTCCCAGCAAAGTAATTCCAGATATGTGGCCGACACCCTCTTTGCAAGCTCCATATTCCATACCTCTCTTGTTCGTGACAAGTAATTGATTATGACCAAATGGCCACCCGATGATAAACTCACAGGATGGAATTGCACCAGCTATTTGGATATGGTCTGACTGATGCTGGCTTATGGTGCTCATCCTCTTACCCTACAATTACATCAATACCTAACAGGTCATTAAATTCCTTGAAATTTGATAGTGGAAGTTCTCCTTGTTTGCCCTTCTCAAGTCCACTTGAAAGTGAGACCCTACCTCCACCGAGAGACAATCGAGAGCAGCAGAGCTCTGCTGAAAATCTTTCTATAAGTAGCGCCTCTTGTAAGTACACCCTTGAAACCAACAGCAATCTCGTTTGTTCATCAAAATCCGACTTTTGCATTAACCCTCTTTCAAACCATCTTATGTCATACTCTGATTTGACGTCATTGTCTGGGAGTTTGAACGGTAGCCCACAGATGAAATTTGCTACAAAGGAATTAGAGGCTACTTTTGACGATGTAGTAACATCGCCATATGTTTCATATTGGAAGGATAGCATTCCACTTCTGCAGGGTCAAAAACCTAACAAGCGGAGCCAACAGTGCTATAGATCGAGGTCTAGTCAGCCTCAAGCATCTGTTGCTTTGAGACATAAGGAATTTAATGAAAATACTCTGTTGGAGAAATGGCACAAAGCAATTGATGAATCATTGGTACGCGGTGTCTCAGAAGACAAGATAAGGCACTTGCTGATTGAGTGTGCAAAAGCCTTGTCAGAGAACAATACAGATGAATTCGATAAGTTGGCCAAGAAGGCTTGGACTGCAGTGTCAACATGTGGAGGGCACGTTCAGCGTCTAGGTGCGTACATGGTAGAAGGGCTCGTGGCAAGGAGGAAATCTTTAGGAACTCAGGTCTCCCGTGTCCTTAAATGTAAAGAGCCGCAAAGTGAAGACTCGCTCACCTACATGCATGTTTTGTATGAAATCTGCCCTTACTTGAAGTTCGGTTACATGGCAGCTAATGGAGCTATTGCAGAAGCTTGCAGAAACGAGGACTGCATCCACATAATAGACTTTCGAATTGCTCAGGGAACTCAATGGGTCACTCTGCTTCAGGCACTCGCGGCGAGGCCCGGTGGGGCCCCACATGTACGGATTACGGGGATTGACGACCCTATATCAAGATATGCTCGTCGTATCGGATTGGAGGAAGTGGAGAGGATGTTGGCTGGAATATCTGAGCAATTCCGGATTCCTGTGGAGTTCAATGGACTTAGTGTGTTTTCCCCTGATGTTACTAGAGACATGCTCGATATAAGGCCAGGGGAGGCTTTGGCCGTGAACTTTCCACTGCAGCTCCACCGCACCCCAGATGAGAGCGTCGACATGAACAACCCAAGGGACGGGCTTTTGAGGATGGTGAAGTCTCTTTCGCCCAAAGTGATCACTTTAATCGAGCAAGAATCAAATACAAACACAAGCCCATTCTTCACGAGGTTCGTCGAAACTCTAGATTACTACTCGGCAATGTTCGAGTCCATAGACGTGGCACTGCCAAGGGACGGAAATAATCTGATTAACACAGTGCCGCATTGCCTGGCGAGGGATATCATCGACATCATTGCACGCGAGGGAAAGGAAAGGGTGGGGCGCCACGAACTGTTCGGCAAGTGGAGGTCGAGGTTGCGAATGGCCGGGTTTGGTCAATACCCATTGAGCGCTTATGTGAGTTCAGTGATTAGGAGCTTGTTAAGGCGTTACTCGGAAAATTTCACAGtggaagagaaggaaggagCCATGTTGTTAGGTTGGAAGCAGAGGAGCTTGATATCTGTTTCTGCTTGGCACTGATACAATAAAGTTTGATGTCTGTAACTTGACTTTTCGAGCTGACTGATCTTCGAAGCTGCCTCGTATGTGCACCGACGGAGTGGCGGGAGCTATTCTGAGCGAGCGATACCGCGATTGGAATTAAGATATGCTGTATTCAAAATGAACGCTTGAACATTCAGGCCATATCTTGAGCTCCATATTTATAGAAGTTTTAGCCGGTGGCGGGGTCATGCCCTGTCACTGCTTGGTAATTGCATGTGTGGTCCAAGTCCTAGAAAATGAGTACAGCCACACTGCGTGGGAAGTGCCTGTTAGTTTAATTGCTAGTGGTGTTTAATTACTTGTCTATGGGATTTAAAGGCTTTTTATATCCTTACATGTGTCGAGCGTGCTTTGTGATTACCACTTTGATCAAACGACATACTTGATTAGTTTCGGAATCAAGGCTTTTTGCGGCACGGGCGTGCTAATGGCGGCCTAAACAATTTGGGGGTGAGATTAAAATGTCCAAGCGCCGAGTATAATAAACCGATTTAGTATGCTAATCGTATCACCTCGAGCATCATCACAAGAGAATTCAGCTAATAAAGTCTATAAAAGGATAGTCGataggagaaaatattcagtggtttGTGAGTACCACGTACTAGCTAAGGTCATGAGCATTTTTTTGGATGGATCCACTTACAATTTGACACATGTATTAAATAACAAAAGAGCGGCCCTATTTTCATCCTTTATACAGCTAAATCCACCCAATTTTCACACAAGAAGAAATTTAACATTTATAATTTAATTACCATTTGAAGTGGTGGCTCAAacttaggaaaaattaccaacaaattctataccttttgtaattgtgctaattttttctatccgaccaactttggccggGCAGCaccgacgtggcaatttttaatattttctttatttttaatttattcctttttttttttttttctgctctttCTTCCTCGAGTTGATTGTCGGATCAAAGACCGGCCAGAGGCAAGGGTCGacgaggccaagcctcgccatggctgggTGAGGCCGAGTAAGGTTGACCTCGTCCAACCACTATGAAGTCAAGCCTCGTCGTGTGTTGCCCAAAATGGAGAGGCCGATGTCGCCGGTGACCTATTGgatgaagaaggagaaaaaaaaaagaaataattttttttaaaatattaaaatactattaaaaatttccaCGACACATTTACAATaagcttatgttttttttttatttataattttccctcTAAACTTATTtactttccttatttttttagtttctgCATAGGATCTAGATGCCATAATTAATATTTCacatgtctttcttttttttcccacgGGTTCCCATGCATATTAGAGGtactaaattttcaattatgttacATTTTACGCGTGGAAATTAATTTTGCTGAAAAGAGAAGTTTTCAAAAAACCTAATTCTTTCCAACGCTGTCTAACAAATTTGAGTtgaatctagaaatttttaacatagacatattttaacacaaTCACTTGTTTATAAGCTTTCACATTTGTTGTGTATCACCATCAAACTCTTTCTTATCAACCGTCTTTTATacacatatacatataataGGATGACCGATGAATAAACAAGCACCTCTGCAAAGAATTTCTAAAATAAACCATAGTTGTATTCTctaatgtaaatatttaaaagACGAAATGTAATTAAATCATAATGttcataaaataacaaaaatgtcatcattttggattgacaaaaattaatatcaTCCATGaagtgtttttgaaaaatatcaagacAAGAAATGGTTTGATGGTGATATGcacaacaaaagtaaaagtttattaAGATAAGATCATCTTACAATATTGTCTATGTTAATCTCTAgattctacttttttttttttgggtctagcTCTAGATTCTACTTGAGAATCAATAAATTTGCTCCAGAACGTAAAACAGTGAAATAGAGGTCATGCTTGGGAAGACGGAGCCGACGACATAAATGACGGTGCCGGTGACCCTACCGGTGGTGACCGCCGAGGGAAGCGCGGAGCTCGGGCAAGGCGGTGGCCGgacggaggaggaagagagataGAAAAGAGGATAcgtattttatttgtttattgaTTCGTAATTTGAAACAAGCGTGAAAttatatatgtatttattaaTAGATTACACGCCGCCTCAATAAATTAATGGAGCGATTTTCTTCCCAAATGCTGACTTTGCCTCCTTAATCCGGCGCACTCAATTAGTACCATGTGATCCTCTGATTAAATAGAAGTCTAAATTAAGCTTTTTCCCCAAAACAGAATAGCTTTCCAATTCGCCGGCTCAACCCCATCATGAGATCCACAAAGAACATTCCCCTGGATTCTATTCACTCCCATCCAACGGCCAACACCAACTCTTCAGTCCCACGTGTCAATCATCCACGATTAGCTTCCCCGTCGACACTCGTTTGAAAGGCGGAAGTACGGGGACATATCCTCAAAATCCCCCAACGCCGCTGGAAAACAACGCCGCTGGAAGTGGGAGAGGTGTTGGGTGGCGGAACCTTCTCCCCAACCCTGAAAAATCCACCTAGAAAACCGCACCGATGTCCTCCGCGGCACCACCACCAGCCTCCCATGACGACTCCCTCCactcccccctcctcctccctcctcctcggGCCACGGCGGCGGGAGGCGAGGCCCGCGCCAAATCCGAGCCCGAGAAGGTTTGCATCGACGGAATGCTCCAGAAGTACTGCGGCGAGTTCGGGCCGTGGCAGCTGAGGCACTTCGTGCTCACCAGCCTCGCCTGGGCCCTCGAGGCCTTCCACACCATGGTCATGATATTCGCGGACCGTGAGCCGGCCTGGCGGTGCACCGCGGCCGGCCAAGGCTGCGACTGGGCGGCGGCCGGGGTGTGCGGGCACGAGCCGGGCTCGTGGGAGTGGGCGGAGGGCGGCGGGAGCTCCACGGTGAGCGAGTGGGGGCTGGTTTGCGGGGAGAAGTACAAGGTAGGGTTGGTCCAGGCCTTGTTCTTTGGCGGGTGCATGATTGGTACGTCTCTATCTTCTttattcatcttctttctcaTCAATCATTCCAGAAATCACTCTAACGTTCTCTGCTTGCTAGACCTTATTACATGCTTCCGATATCTAATCGTATTAagtcttttttttgttgcaataTATC from Rhodamnia argentea isolate NSW1041297 chromosome 2, ASM2092103v1, whole genome shotgun sequence encodes the following:
- the LOC115749938 gene encoding scarecrow-like protein 21, with protein sequence MELHQLFGYGLTDAGLWCSSSYPTITSIPNRSLNSLKFDSGSSPCLPFSSPLESETLPPPRDNREQQSSAENLSISSASCKYTLETNSNLVCSSKSDFCINPLSNHLMSYSDLTSLSGSLNGSPQMKFATKELEATFDDVVTSPYVSYWKDSIPLLQGQKPNKRSQQCYRSRSSQPQASVALRHKEFNENTLLEKWHKAIDESLVRGVSEDKIRHLLIECAKALSENNTDEFDKLAKKAWTAVSTCGGHVQRLGAYMVEGLVARRKSLGTQVSRVLKCKEPQSEDSLTYMHVLYEICPYLKFGYMAANGAIAEACRNEDCIHIIDFRIAQGTQWVTLLQALAARPGGAPHVRITGIDDPISRYARRIGLEEVERMLAGISEQFRIPVEFNGLSVFSPDVTRDMLDIRPGEALAVNFPLQLHRTPDESVDMNNPRDGLLRMVKSLSPKVITLIEQESNTNTSPFFTRFVETLDYYSAMFESIDVALPRDGNNLINTVPHCLARDIIDIIAREGKERVGRHELFGKWRSRLRMAGFGQYPLSAYVSSVIRSLLRRYSENFTVEEKEGAMLLGWKQRSLISVSAWH